One window of Hymenobacter sp. BRD128 genomic DNA carries:
- the rsmH gene encoding 16S rRNA (cytosine(1402)-N(4))-methyltransferase RsmH, whose translation MSTRPNDIAYHRPVMLAECLAGLALVPGGRYVDVTFGGGGHSARILERLTDGHLYSFDQDEAAERQASELASPQFTFIRANFRHLTAELARRDALLADGLLADLGVSSHQFDTAARGFSTRFDGPLDMRMDPHDSTVATAADVLNDYDEAALHRIFGMYGEVTNARTLAATVVQARRQRPLRTIQELKQAIQPVVARGKENKYLAQVFQALRIEVNDELTALQEMLVQTAQVLRPGGRLVVMSYHSLEDRLVKNFLSQGKFFGQAEKDLYGRVSLPFEALTRKPTEASAEETAENSRARSAKLRIGVRTDNPA comes from the coding sequence ATGAGCACCCGCCCCAACGATATTGCCTACCACCGCCCGGTGATGCTGGCTGAGTGCTTGGCCGGGCTAGCCCTCGTGCCCGGCGGCCGCTACGTCGACGTGACCTTCGGCGGCGGCGGCCACTCGGCCCGCATTCTGGAGCGGTTGACTGATGGCCACCTGTACAGCTTCGACCAGGACGAGGCCGCCGAGCGCCAGGCCAGCGAGCTGGCTAGCCCGCAGTTTACTTTTATTCGGGCTAATTTCCGACACCTGACGGCCGAGCTGGCCCGGCGCGACGCGCTGCTCGCCGATGGCCTGCTGGCCGATTTGGGCGTGTCGTCGCACCAGTTCGACACCGCCGCGCGGGGCTTCAGCACCCGCTTCGACGGCCCGCTCGATATGCGCATGGACCCGCACGATAGCACCGTGGCCACCGCCGCCGACGTGCTCAACGACTACGACGAGGCCGCGCTGCACCGCATCTTCGGCATGTACGGCGAGGTCACCAATGCGCGCACCCTGGCGGCCACCGTGGTGCAGGCCCGCCGCCAGCGCCCGCTGCGCACTATTCAGGAGCTGAAGCAGGCTATTCAGCCGGTAGTGGCGCGCGGCAAGGAAAATAAATACCTGGCGCAAGTATTTCAGGCCCTGCGTATTGAAGTGAACGATGAGCTGACTGCCTTGCAGGAGATGCTGGTGCAAACGGCCCAGGTGCTACGCCCCGGCGGCCGGCTGGTAGTGATGAGCTACCACTCATTGGAAGACCGGCTGGTGAAGAATTTTCTGAGTCAGGGCAAGTTCTTTGGCCAGGCCGAGAAGGACTTGTACGGCCGCGTCAGCCTGCCTTTTGAAGCGCTCACGCGCAAGCCCACCGAGGCTTCGGCCGAGGAAACAGCTGAAAACAGCCGCGCCCGCAGTGCCAAGCTGCGCATTGGCGTCCGAACCGATAATCCTGCATAA
- a CDS encoding FtsL-like putative cell division protein: MTATGWSLFSLLDRFTGLDGLFREGLPVRYLPKLLFGMLLVLLYIGNTHYGNRMNRNIQRLKQETEDLRADYTTLKSDYMEASKQSEVARKVAAIGLIESSSPPFRIAVPAGRLDEAQLETMPVLTADTLAARAARDSVASAKADSIQGRARRQQLGLPVDDEALELGAPPPGLSPEDSASATAGVGKSLTTNRKSGAGKAESKSNSTKKYKPVQGVGGQKAKATASKKSSHERQR, translated from the coding sequence GTGACGGCCACCGGGTGGAGTCTGTTCTCGCTACTCGACCGCTTCACCGGGCTCGATGGGTTGTTTCGGGAGGGGCTGCCGGTGCGCTACCTGCCCAAGCTGCTCTTTGGGATGCTGCTGGTGCTGCTTTATATCGGCAACACCCACTACGGCAACCGCATGAACCGTAACATTCAGCGGCTCAAGCAAGAAACGGAGGATTTGCGCGCCGACTACACGACGCTGAAATCGGACTACATGGAGGCGAGCAAGCAGAGCGAAGTGGCCCGCAAGGTGGCCGCCATTGGGCTGATTGAAAGCTCGTCGCCCCCCTTCCGCATCGCGGTGCCCGCCGGTCGGCTCGACGAGGCGCAGCTCGAAACCATGCCCGTGCTCACGGCCGACACCCTGGCCGCCCGCGCCGCCCGCGACTCGGTCGCCTCGGCCAAAGCCGATTCTATTCAGGGCCGGGCCCGCCGCCAGCAGCTCGGCCTGCCCGTTGATGATGAGGCGCTGGAGCTTGGCGCGCCACCGCCTGGCTTGTCGCCCGAAGATTCGGCTAGCGCTACTGCTGGCGTAGGTAAGTCACTGACTACAAACAGGAAATCTGGCGCTGGCAAGGCAGAAAGTAAATCTAATAGTACAAAAAAGTACAAACCAGTTCAAGGCGTAGGCGGTCAGAAGGCCAAAGCTACCGCTTCTAAAAAGTCGTCCCATGAAAGGCAGCGTTAA
- a CDS encoding penicillin-binding protein, producing MKGSVKKSIVTRVRLAFLGVTLFSGAVAWKISHIQYQEGAKWRALEQERRISYQPVPATRGNIYSDNESIMATSLPFYRVAWDPAVVDDQVFKANVDSLAWHLAHFFQDRSVGEYSRKLQDARKDGARYIRLNSRQINFQEKKELATWPIFRAKRKGGVIFEKVDKRFRPFGGLAQRTVGFVNEDKNGAGLEVTFQQKLAGKPGEALFERVPGGFKPVYDGTEIKPQPGYDVKTTLDINLQDGAEDALYKALVANDAKYGCVILMEVKTGEIKAVANLGKAEDGTYKEDYNYAFADQGRTEPGSTFKLASMTAVFEADPNLQLDDKVDTGPGRMFIGGAVKTDSHANGRITVQQVFEKSSNIGVARLVQEHFAGNPTQYTDYLKKFGLDKPLGFQMSGEALPYVKDPKDRSWSRTSLSTMAIGYELKLAPLQTLAFYNAVANGGVKVAPMIVKEIKQADQVVEHFDTQVLNPKICSDATLRKLHAMLEGVVLEGTAKAIRPKDYSIAGKTGTAWKFKNGRYTKTYSTSFCGFFPADKPKYSCIVVIDSPSKGRIYGGDVAAPVFRDVADRCMARDQASQRPMLARVPARRTPVPLVRAGLQQEIALVCDRIGLPGQTHATGGEEWVRATAAADTAFVARTVSLRPDASVAHPGRMPDVRGLTLRDALFLLENRGLKVQASGSGRVREQSVAPGDFAKRGLLVGLVLAPTAAPTAAPLALPAPVHTEVAENTLLIPAEMPSHVKATKPSAPVKSVAKPTTAKVKAATAKPATPAAKPAPAALAKASAKAVKKPASPSAKEKSAKPKKPATDNKADSRTTQRTSAPTSAPSAGKIVAKPSKRA from the coding sequence ATGAAAGGCAGCGTTAAGAAATCCATCGTCACGCGGGTGCGGCTCGCGTTTCTGGGGGTGACGCTGTTTTCCGGCGCCGTCGCCTGGAAAATCTCGCACATCCAGTATCAGGAAGGCGCCAAGTGGCGAGCCCTGGAGCAGGAGCGCCGCATCAGCTACCAGCCGGTGCCGGCCACGCGGGGCAATATTTACTCTGATAATGAGAGTATTATGGCTACCTCGCTGCCCTTCTATCGGGTGGCCTGGGACCCGGCGGTGGTTGACGACCAGGTATTCAAGGCTAACGTGGATTCGCTGGCCTGGCACTTGGCGCACTTCTTCCAGGACCGTAGCGTGGGCGAGTACAGCCGCAAGCTTCAGGACGCCCGCAAAGACGGCGCGCGCTACATCCGGCTGAATTCGCGGCAGATTAACTTCCAGGAAAAGAAGGAGTTAGCCACTTGGCCCATCTTCCGGGCCAAGCGCAAGGGCGGCGTCATTTTCGAGAAGGTTGATAAGCGCTTCCGGCCTTTTGGGGGGCTAGCCCAGCGCACGGTAGGCTTCGTGAACGAGGATAAGAACGGCGCGGGCCTGGAAGTTACCTTCCAGCAAAAGCTGGCGGGCAAGCCGGGCGAGGCGCTGTTTGAGCGCGTGCCGGGCGGCTTCAAGCCCGTGTACGACGGCACCGAAATCAAGCCCCAGCCGGGCTACGACGTGAAAACCACCCTCGACATCAACCTGCAAGACGGGGCCGAGGATGCGCTTTACAAAGCTCTCGTGGCCAACGACGCCAAGTACGGCTGCGTGATTTTGATGGAGGTGAAAACCGGCGAAATCAAGGCCGTGGCCAACCTGGGCAAGGCCGAGGACGGCACGTATAAGGAGGATTATAACTACGCCTTTGCCGACCAGGGCCGTACCGAGCCGGGCTCGACTTTCAAGCTGGCCTCCATGACGGCGGTGTTTGAAGCCGACCCTAACCTGCAGCTCGATGACAAGGTGGATACCGGCCCCGGCCGGATGTTCATCGGTGGGGCCGTGAAAACCGACTCGCACGCCAACGGCCGCATCACGGTGCAGCAGGTGTTTGAGAAGTCGAGCAACATCGGGGTGGCGCGGCTGGTGCAGGAGCACTTTGCCGGCAACCCCACTCAGTATACCGACTACCTCAAGAAATTTGGGCTGGATAAGCCGCTGGGCTTTCAGATGAGCGGCGAGGCGCTGCCCTACGTGAAGGACCCTAAAGACCGCAGCTGGAGCCGCACCTCGCTCTCGACCATGGCCATCGGCTACGAGTTGAAGCTGGCGCCTTTGCAAACGCTGGCTTTCTACAACGCCGTGGCCAACGGCGGCGTGAAGGTGGCGCCCATGATTGTGAAGGAAATCAAGCAGGCCGACCAGGTGGTAGAGCACTTCGATACGCAGGTGCTGAACCCCAAAATCTGCTCCGATGCCACCCTGCGCAAGCTGCACGCCATGCTCGAAGGCGTGGTGCTGGAAGGCACGGCCAAAGCCATTCGGCCCAAGGACTACAGCATCGCGGGCAAGACGGGCACGGCCTGGAAGTTCAAAAACGGCCGCTACACCAAGACGTACTCGACCAGCTTCTGCGGATTTTTTCCGGCCGATAAGCCCAAGTACAGCTGCATCGTGGTGATTGACTCGCCGAGCAAAGGCCGCATCTACGGCGGCGACGTGGCCGCGCCGGTTTTCCGCGACGTGGCCGACCGCTGCATGGCCCGCGACCAGGCTAGCCAGCGGCCCATGCTGGCCAGGGTGCCCGCCCGCCGCACGCCCGTGCCGCTGGTGCGCGCCGGCTTGCAGCAGGAAATCGCGCTGGTGTGCGACCGCATCGGCCTGCCCGGCCAGACGCACGCCACCGGCGGCGAGGAATGGGTGCGCGCCACCGCCGCCGCCGATACGGCCTTCGTAGCTCGCACCGTGTCGCTGCGTCCCGATGCCAGCGTGGCCCACCCCGGCCGCATGCCCGACGTGCGCGGCCTCACGCTGCGCGACGCGCTGTTTTTGCTCGAAAACCGGGGCCTGAAGGTGCAAGCCAGCGGCTCGGGCCGGGTGCGCGAGCAGTCGGTGGCGCCTGGCGACTTTGCCAAGCGCGGCCTCTTGGTAGGGCTGGTGCTGGCGCCCACCGCCGCGCCCACGGCCGCGCCGCTAGCCCTGCCCGCACCCGTGCACACGGAGGTGGCAGAAAACACACTGCTCATCCCGGCCGAGATGCCTAGCCACGTGAAAGCGACGAAGCCGAGCGCGCCCGTCAAGTCGGTGGCAAAGCCGACTACTGCCAAAGTCAAAGCTGCTACCGCCAAGCCCGCTACCCCAGCCGCCAAGCCCGCACCAGCAGCGCTGGCCAAGGCTTCCGCCAAAGCAGTTAAAAAGCCGGCTAGCCCTTCTGCCAAAGAAAAATCAGCCAAGCCCAAAAAACCGGCCACCGACAACAAGGCCGACAGCCGAACGACTCAGCGCACCTCAGCGCCAACCTCAGCGCCCTCTGCGGGAAAAATCGTTGCCAAACCATCCAAGCGCGCCTGA
- a CDS encoding UDP-N-acetylmuramoyl-L-alanyl-D-glutamate--2,6-diaminopimelate ligase — MNLPLFSLLADTPVLAQHGRPDAPVTGLTLDSRQAGPGLLFCALRGTATDGHKFIDKAVGQGAAVIICEELPAELNPATTYVQVADSAAALGPIASAFYGHPSRRLKLVGVTGTNGKTTCATLLHKLLRELGYHAGLLSTVQNQIDETVIPSTHTTPDAIRLNELLARMVAAGCTHACMEVSSHAVAQHRVGGLRFAGGMFTNLTHDHLDYHGTFDNYLKAKKGFFDALPRTAFALTNADDKRGPVMLQNTLARRATYSLRSAADFRARLVANEMHGLLLELDGREVHFRLIGVFNAYNLLAVYGAAVLLGEDPTEVLTILSGLTTAPGRFEPVTVPGQPVSGLVDYAHTPDALENVLQTLHQTRRPEQRIITVVGCGGNRDAAKRPIMARLAAQLSDEVILTSDNPRDEDPLAILQQMQAGLTPPVDAHTQTIADRRAAIRAAVALARPGDLVLVAGKGHETYQEIKGVKTHFNDREELRAALLAAPHGTPPGLAPLQKRGGPSL; from the coding sequence ATGAACCTGCCCCTTTTCTCCCTGCTCGCCGACACGCCCGTGCTAGCCCAGCACGGCCGCCCCGACGCGCCCGTAACCGGTCTCACGCTCGATTCGCGCCAGGCTGGGCCGGGCCTGCTGTTTTGCGCCCTGCGCGGCACGGCCACCGATGGGCATAAGTTTATCGACAAAGCGGTCGGGCAGGGGGCGGCCGTTATCATCTGCGAAGAGCTGCCGGCCGAGCTGAACCCCGCCACCACCTACGTGCAGGTGGCCGACAGCGCCGCCGCGCTCGGGCCGATTGCCAGCGCCTTCTACGGCCACCCCTCGCGCCGGCTCAAGCTGGTGGGCGTGACCGGCACCAACGGCAAAACCACCTGCGCTACGCTCTTGCACAAGCTGTTGCGCGAGCTGGGCTACCACGCCGGCCTGCTGAGCACGGTGCAAAATCAGATTGACGAAACCGTTATCCCGAGCACCCACACCACGCCCGACGCCATCCGGCTCAACGAGCTGCTGGCCCGGATGGTGGCTGCCGGCTGCACCCACGCCTGCATGGAAGTGAGCAGCCACGCCGTGGCCCAGCACCGGGTAGGGGGGCTGCGCTTTGCGGGCGGGATGTTTACCAATCTCACCCACGACCACCTCGACTACCACGGCACCTTCGATAATTACCTGAAAGCTAAGAAAGGCTTTTTCGATGCGCTGCCCCGCACCGCGTTTGCCCTCACTAACGCCGACGACAAGCGCGGCCCGGTGATGCTGCAAAATACCCTAGCCCGCCGCGCTACCTACTCGCTGCGCTCGGCCGCCGACTTCCGCGCCCGGCTGGTAGCCAATGAGATGCACGGCCTGCTGCTCGAACTGGATGGCCGCGAGGTGCATTTCCGCCTCATTGGCGTGTTCAATGCCTACAACCTGCTGGCCGTGTACGGCGCCGCCGTGCTGCTGGGCGAAGACCCGACCGAGGTGCTCACCATCCTCTCGGGCCTGACTACCGCGCCCGGCCGCTTCGAGCCAGTGACAGTGCCCGGCCAGCCAGTTTCGGGGCTGGTGGACTACGCTCATACGCCCGACGCCCTCGAAAACGTGCTCCAAACCCTGCACCAGACGCGCCGCCCCGAGCAGCGCATCATCACGGTGGTGGGCTGCGGTGGCAACCGCGACGCTGCCAAGCGCCCCATCATGGCGCGGCTGGCCGCCCAGCTCTCCGATGAAGTCATCCTGACTTCTGACAACCCGCGCGACGAAGACCCGCTAGCCATCCTCCAGCAGATGCAGGCCGGCCTCACGCCGCCCGTCGATGCCCACACCCAAACCATCGCCGACCGCCGGGCCGCCATCCGGGCCGCCGTGGCCCTGGCCCGCCCCGGCGACCTCGTGCTGGTGGCCGGCAAAGGCCACGAAACCTACCAGGAAATAAAAGGCGTCAAAACCCACTTCAACGACCGCGAAGAGCTGCGCGCCGCGTTGCTAGCGGCACCTCACGGAACCCCTCCGGGGCTAGCCCCGCTCCAAAAGAGGGGAGGGCCTAGCCTTTAG